The DNA region AAGTTGCCGTTAGTGTCGCGAATGAACACTTCGACCGTCCGATCGTCCACGGCACCGGCGAATTGGTCGGCAATTTGGACGACAACCGGCACGCGAGCATTACCAAAATACCGGTCGCTCGAAGTTGGGGCGAGGACGGTTGAAATCGGCGGCAACCGATCCAACGTGACGTTGATGGTCTGGTTAACGGAATTTTTGGCTTGGTCGTCGGCCGTGATGACAATGCTTTTCGGCCCGTCGGTCAGTTCAAGGCTCGTGTCCCAGTTCACCGAAAGCATTACCGTCGATCCGGTGTTGTTCGGGATGTCGGCACCGCCGACCTTGACGCGCCACTCCTTCATGTTCGTTTCTTCCAAAAGGGCGGAAATCAGGACGCTGTCCCGGACAAAGCCGTTGCTCAACGGGTTGAACGCCAAAAACTTGGGGGCGACGACATCCACCGTGACGTTGATGGGGGGAACCGCCGGATAAAACCCGCCGACCTCCGTCGGGGTGACGTTCAGGGTGTAGTCGCCACTCGGGAAACCGGTTGTAAAATTGAGCTGGACGCTCCCCGATGCCTCTCCCTGGGCGTTCGGCGTGACCTTGGTCTCCACTTCAACTTGGATGGCGGGGTTGGCCACCTGGGTCGCCCGAACCCGAACCGTCACCTGGGTGCTGGCATTGACAATGTTGAACGAAACCGTGTTGTTCAACCCAAGGAAATCCCCGCTGGATGGCGACGTCACCGTCAGTGTCCCGGCTTGGGCCACTGTTGCTCCCGTCATGGCGAAGAGAAGGGCGAGGCACTTGCTAACCCGATTCACCCTGCCACTATACCCCTTCAACCGAACCTGTGAGCGTGCGGATGAATGAGGCCACCCCGCCCGAATCGTTATCCGGGAAAACTTCTGGGCAAACCGCCAGAATTTCGGGATGGGCGTTGGCCACGCACGCCGGCCGGCCGACCCACTCCAGCATCTCCAAGTCGTTCAGCCAGTCGCCGATTGCGGCGCACTCCTCTGGCTTGATCGAAAGGTGGGCGGCAAGTTTTTGCAGGCCAGCGCCTTTGGTGACGCCCCCGGGGAGGAATTCCAAATATTCTGGTTCGCTGCGGACAACCGAGACCAGGCCGGTCGGCAGGAGCGGCTCAATCAAGGATTGGTACCCATCGATCTCCTCTGGCGTGCCGACAAACAACAGCTTGGTCGCCGGGAGCGACATGGTTTCCCGCATCGAGGCGATCGGGGGTTCGCATCCCACCCGATCCCGGTAGAGCTGGGCATGGGGGCCGTCGCCAGAAAATGTGATCTCCTCTCCGTGGTAGCGGTTGAGGTGGATTCCGTGGCGGTCGGCAAAGGCAACGATTTCTGTGATGGCATCTGGTGACAAAACCGAGTCGAAAACCACCTCCCCCTGCAAACCCACCACATGGGCGCCGTTGCTGCTGACGACTGGGCCCTTGAGCCCCAATTCCGCCAAAAACGGCCGGATTGTGCTGATCCCCCGCCCGCTGGCCAAACAGAAAAGGATCCCTTGTTCGACGGCTTCGCGGACGGCAGAAAGGTTATCCGGATGGGCGGTGCGGTCTGACCGCAGAAAAGTCCCATCCATATCGCACGCCAAAAGCTTGGTTTTGCCCATCCATGCTGTGCATACCGGAAAAGCACACGGGCCTGCCCCGACCTTGTAAAGAACCGGACCTTCTTGCCCGATATTTATGCCAGGACAGAGAGCAATGGACCAAGACACCATCCGCCTGGAGAAGAGTCTGCAAGATGAACAGCAGACAGTTGTTTTCCGACTTGCCGACGAATCTTACGGCATCGAGATTTTCCGCGTGAACGAAATCATCCGGTTGCGCGAAATCACTCCGGTCCCCCGGACTGAAAGGCATGTCAAAGGGCTTGTGAACCTGCGGGGCAAGACCATCCCGGTAATCG from Armatimonadota bacterium includes:
- a CDS encoding HAD family hydrolase, encoding MGKTKLLACDMDGTFLRSDRTAHPDNLSAVREAVEQGILFCLASGRGISTIRPFLAELGLKGPVVSSNGAHVVGLQGEVVFDSVLSPDAITEIVAFADRHGIHLNRYHGEEITFSGDGPHAQLYRDRVGCEPPIASMRETMSLPATKLLFVGTPEEIDGYQSLIEPLLPTGLVSVVRSEPEYLEFLPGGVTKGAGLQKLAAHLSIKPEECAAIGDWLNDLEMLEWVGRPACVANAHPEILAVCPEVFPDNDSGGVASFIRTLTGSVEGV